One genomic segment of Amycolatopsis sp. WQ 127309 includes these proteins:
- a CDS encoding DinB family protein, giving the protein MTDPHLDLAARAGVADERALLSAFADNYRAIFRAKVAGLSEADARRSPVPTGTSIGGLLKHLRWMEQAWFQRVLAGEPNLPDRPAGEFFPTNEDTVESLLAEYDAQCEISRRIAAAHELSDTGVHHNLGEVTLRWIYVHVIEETARHAGQADIIREQLDGVTGPEI; this is encoded by the coding sequence ATGACCGACCCCCACCTGGACCTGGCGGCGCGCGCGGGTGTCGCCGACGAGCGCGCCCTGCTCTCGGCGTTCGCCGACAACTACCGGGCGATCTTCCGCGCGAAGGTCGCGGGCCTGTCCGAGGCGGACGCCCGCCGCAGCCCGGTGCCGACCGGAACGTCGATCGGCGGGTTGCTCAAGCACCTGCGCTGGATGGAGCAGGCGTGGTTCCAGCGCGTCCTGGCGGGCGAACCGAACCTCCCGGACCGCCCGGCGGGCGAGTTCTTCCCCACGAACGAAGACACGGTCGAGTCACTCCTCGCGGAGTACGACGCACAGTGCGAGATCTCACGACGCATAGCGGCCGCGCACGAGCTGTCCGACACGGGCGTGCACCACAACCTGGGCGAGGTGACGCTGCGCTGGATCTACGTGCACGTCATCGAGGAGACGGCCCGCCACGCCGGCCAGGCGGACATCATCCGCGAGCAGCTGGACGGCGTCACCGGCCCGGAGATCTAG
- a CDS encoding PadR family transcriptional regulator, producing the protein MASAKLTPLGLAVLELLHEKPMHPYEMAQLMRERYVSTRVNVKAGSLYHTVERLQRDNYIQVVDTQRDGRRPERTVYGMTPTGLDVFNQRGRELLGDLAQEFPAYLSGLAVIDELGRETSLIELENRLVHLRAAVAADDAVVRSLVEDQTPEIYWLDWRYSCDHRKFELEWTERLRDDLRSGRIPFQECDAPHLTLITREDDDERKTS; encoded by the coding sequence ATGGCTTCGGCCAAGCTGACCCCCCTCGGCCTCGCCGTGCTGGAACTGCTGCACGAGAAGCCCATGCACCCGTACGAGATGGCCCAGCTCATGCGTGAGCGGTACGTGAGCACCCGCGTCAACGTGAAGGCGGGCTCGCTCTACCACACCGTGGAGCGCCTCCAGCGGGACAACTACATCCAGGTCGTCGACACGCAGCGCGACGGCCGGCGGCCCGAACGGACCGTCTACGGCATGACGCCGACCGGGCTCGACGTGTTCAACCAGCGTGGCCGCGAACTGCTGGGCGATCTCGCCCAGGAGTTCCCCGCGTACCTCTCCGGGCTCGCCGTGATCGACGAACTGGGGCGCGAGACGTCGCTCATCGAGCTCGAGAACCGGCTGGTGCACCTGCGCGCCGCGGTCGCCGCGGACGACGCCGTCGTGCGGAGCCTCGTGGAGGACCAGACGCCGGAGATCTACTGGCTGGATTGGCGCTACAGCTGCGACCACCGCAAGTTCGAGCTCGAGTGGACCGAACGGCTCCGCGACGACCTGCGCTCCGGGCGGATCCCGTTCCAGGAGTGCGACGCACCCCACCTCACGCTCATCACCAGGGAAGACGACGATGAACGCAAGACAAGCTAA
- a CDS encoding nucleoside triphosphate pyrophosphatase yields MHSVILASQSPARLALLRSAGLDPAVFVSGVDEDAVAAALPDPTPAELVMALAAAKAEAVLDQVAAAHPDAVVIACDSMLNIHGTMVGKPGDPDIARQRWAAMAGTTGELFTGHTVIRLDGGVRAKEASGSMSTTVRFGTPSEAEIDAYVGTGEPLRVAGGFTIDGLGGWFIEGLDGDHTSVIGLSLPLTRRLLAEVGVSVVDLWRPPAS; encoded by the coding sequence GTGCATTCGGTCATCCTCGCCTCGCAGTCCCCCGCCCGGCTCGCCCTCCTGCGCTCCGCCGGTCTCGACCCGGCCGTGTTCGTCTCCGGCGTCGACGAGGACGCCGTCGCCGCGGCCTTGCCCGATCCGACGCCCGCCGAGCTGGTCATGGCGCTCGCCGCGGCCAAGGCCGAAGCGGTGCTGGACCAGGTCGCCGCGGCGCACCCGGACGCCGTCGTGATCGCCTGCGACTCGATGCTGAACATCCACGGCACCATGGTCGGCAAGCCGGGCGATCCGGACATCGCGCGGCAGCGCTGGGCCGCGATGGCGGGGACAACCGGTGAACTCTTCACCGGGCACACCGTCATCCGGCTCGACGGCGGCGTGCGCGCGAAAGAGGCGTCCGGCTCGATGTCGACGACCGTCCGGTTCGGCACGCCGAGCGAAGCGGAGATCGACGCCTACGTCGGCACCGGGGAGCCGCTGCGGGTGGCCGGCGGGTTCACGATCGACGGCCTGGGCGGGTGGTTCATCGAAGGCCTCGACGGCGACCACACCAGCGTCATCGGCCTCAGCCTCCCGCTGACGCGCCGCCTGCTGGCCGAGGTCGGCGTGAGTGTCGTGGATCTCTGGCGGCCTCCCGCATCCTGA
- a CDS encoding nucleotidyltransferase domain-containing protein: MELSRPLATVTPTLDGDVLAALAGYEGTFTTGQLHRVLGAHSEEGIRKVLRRLVLQGIVSADRVGNAFAYRFNREHLAAEHVIALAGLRGKLLQRIEAALDSWRPQPKYGALFGSAARGSMTVESDIDLVLIRPDDVDEDRWALQVGGLAADVSRWTGNDARILEFTVTEVATRGRDEPVLADVLREGLTVAGRHSWLAGQVRKGKS; this comes from the coding sequence ATGGAGCTGAGCAGGCCACTGGCCACGGTGACCCCGACGTTGGACGGCGACGTGCTCGCCGCCCTGGCCGGCTACGAGGGCACGTTCACGACCGGTCAGCTGCACCGGGTGCTGGGCGCGCATTCGGAGGAGGGGATCCGGAAAGTCCTGCGACGATTGGTGCTGCAGGGAATCGTGAGCGCGGACCGCGTCGGCAACGCGTTCGCCTACCGGTTCAACCGCGAGCACCTCGCCGCGGAGCACGTCATCGCGTTGGCGGGGCTGCGCGGGAAACTGCTCCAGCGCATCGAGGCCGCGCTGGACTCCTGGCGGCCGCAACCGAAGTACGGCGCGCTGTTCGGTTCGGCCGCGCGTGGTTCGATGACCGTCGAGAGCGACATCGACCTCGTGCTGATCCGACCGGACGACGTCGACGAAGATCGCTGGGCCCTTCAGGTCGGCGGTCTGGCTGCCGATGTTTCCCGCTGGACGGGTAATGACGCCCGGATCCTCGAATTCACCGTGACCGAGGTCGCCACCCGCGGCCGCGACGAGCCGGTGCTCGCCGACGTGCTGCGCGAGGGGCTCACCGTCGCCGGTCGTCACTCGTGGCTGGCCGGGCAGGTGCGCAAGGGAAAGAGCTGA
- a CDS encoding DHA2 family efflux MFS transporter permease subunit translates to MNARQANPWAALSALCLGFFMILLDTTIVSIAIPTMLRELNAGLNAVVWVISVYLLTYAVPMLFTSRLGDRFGPKRVFLAGLVVFTGASLWCGLSGNVEMLIAARAVQGLGAALMTPQTLAFITHLFPPAKRGPAMGMWGGVAGLATIAGPLLGGVLVDHLGWEWIFFVNVPIGVIAIVLTVLLVPDWQPKHSHAFDVVGIVLSSLALLLIVFGVQNGQQYDWGTVWGGITVFEIIGAGVLLLVAFVVWQRFNKREPLLPLQVFSNRNFSAGTLTATTVGFAMTGMFLPLVIYIQSVLGLTPTMAGLLTAPMSLLSGIAAPFVGRASDKVNGKYLVMFGLAALAAGLGIIALQASPDSSPWSFVPALLVCGLGIGCIFSPMSNMTMGSVEPRLAGTASGIFNTSRQVGGVLGSAAIGVMLQAQVSSSIADEATKAASQLPEQYRAPFAEGIAKAAANTGEFGSSGGPSPMPGLPAEIAAQAGRLATEAVHSGLTDAARATMLLPMGVLLLGVISASMLRKVKPRWETPAPATAEAETAATA, encoded by the coding sequence ATGAACGCAAGACAAGCTAACCCCTGGGCCGCGCTCAGCGCGCTGTGCCTCGGTTTCTTCATGATCCTGCTCGACACGACCATCGTGTCGATCGCGATCCCGACCATGCTGCGCGAGCTGAACGCCGGGCTGAACGCCGTCGTCTGGGTGATCAGCGTCTACCTGCTCACCTACGCCGTGCCGATGCTGTTCACCAGCCGCCTCGGCGACCGCTTCGGCCCGAAACGCGTGTTCCTCGCGGGCCTGGTCGTGTTCACCGGCGCGTCGCTGTGGTGCGGCCTGTCCGGCAACGTCGAGATGCTGATCGCCGCGCGCGCCGTGCAGGGTCTTGGCGCCGCGCTGATGACGCCGCAGACGCTGGCGTTCATCACGCACCTGTTCCCGCCGGCCAAGCGCGGCCCGGCGATGGGCATGTGGGGCGGCGTCGCCGGGCTGGCGACGATCGCGGGCCCGCTGCTCGGCGGCGTGCTGGTGGACCACCTCGGCTGGGAGTGGATCTTCTTCGTCAACGTGCCGATCGGCGTGATCGCCATCGTCCTGACGGTGCTGCTGGTGCCGGACTGGCAGCCGAAGCACTCGCACGCGTTCGACGTCGTCGGCATCGTGCTCTCGAGCCTGGCGCTGCTCCTGATCGTGTTCGGGGTCCAGAACGGCCAGCAGTACGACTGGGGCACGGTCTGGGGCGGGATCACCGTGTTCGAGATCATCGGCGCGGGTGTGCTGCTGCTGGTGGCTTTCGTGGTGTGGCAACGGTTCAACAAGCGCGAGCCGCTCCTGCCGCTGCAGGTGTTCTCGAACCGGAACTTCTCGGCCGGGACGCTCACCGCGACGACCGTCGGCTTCGCGATGACCGGCATGTTCCTGCCGCTGGTCATCTACATCCAGTCGGTGCTCGGGCTGACCCCGACCATGGCCGGCCTGCTGACCGCGCCGATGTCGCTGCTGTCGGGGATCGCGGCGCCGTTCGTCGGGCGCGCGTCGGACAAGGTCAACGGCAAGTACCTGGTGATGTTCGGGCTCGCCGCGCTCGCGGCCGGGCTGGGGATCATCGCGCTGCAGGCGTCGCCGGACAGCAGCCCGTGGAGCTTCGTCCCGGCGCTGCTGGTGTGCGGCCTGGGCATCGGCTGCATCTTCTCGCCGATGAGCAACATGACGATGGGCTCGGTCGAGCCGCGGCTGGCCGGCACGGCGTCGGGCATCTTCAACACGTCGCGCCAGGTGGGCGGCGTGCTCGGCAGCGCCGCGATCGGCGTGATGCTGCAGGCGCAGGTGAGCTCGTCCATCGCGGACGAAGCCACGAAGGCGGCTTCGCAGCTGCCGGAGCAGTACCGGGCACCGTTCGCGGAGGGCATCGCCAAGGCCGCGGCGAACACGGGCGAGTTCGGTTCGTCGGGCGGCCCGTCGCCGATGCCGGGACTGCCGGCGGAGATCGCCGCACAGGCCGGCCGGCTGGCCACCGAAGCGGTCCACAGTGGACTGACAGACGCGGCCCGCGCGACGATGCTGCTGCCGATGGGCGTGCTGCTGCTGGGCGTCATCTCGGCGTCGATGCTGCGAAAGGTCAAGCCGCGCTGGGAAACCCCGGCCCCGGCGACCGCCGAGGCCGAGACAGCCGCGACCGCCTGA
- a CDS encoding LLM class flavin-dependent oxidoreductase, with protein sequence MVLFGIGGSTAVTSARSTLRQAVLADRGGLDLFSVSDHPYNADRLDAYAEIGVVLGRTERISGLVSVTNLPTRPAPMLARAVTSLSALSGGRLVLGMGVGGLWDDIARLGVTKLSPGQAVRAFEEGIRLVKALGGGGAPVTFDGEFYQVTNLTPAEEAIPPVWTGSVGPKSLAVTGRVADGWMPGHAADWLSERYRTSRPVIDQAAKEAGREPADVVTVYNFPGRITAEPLTKTRDDDGRWIGGSPAQWVEELTGAVLDHDAKGFVLFGPGGRPPADDDVARWAGEIAPAVREAVAK encoded by the coding sequence ATGGTGCTCTTCGGCATCGGCGGCTCGACGGCGGTGACGTCGGCGCGAAGCACCCTGCGGCAGGCCGTCCTGGCGGATCGGGGTGGGCTCGACCTGTTCAGCGTCTCCGATCACCCCTACAACGCCGACCGCCTCGACGCCTACGCCGAGATCGGCGTCGTTCTCGGGCGCACCGAACGGATCTCCGGGCTGGTCAGCGTGACCAACCTGCCGACGCGGCCCGCGCCGATGCTCGCCAGGGCCGTCACCTCGCTGTCCGCGCTGAGCGGTGGGCGGCTCGTGCTCGGCATGGGCGTCGGCGGGCTCTGGGACGACATCGCGCGGCTCGGCGTGACCAAGCTCAGCCCGGGACAAGCCGTGCGCGCCTTCGAAGAGGGGATCCGGCTCGTCAAAGCGCTCGGCGGTGGCGGGGCACCGGTGACCTTCGACGGTGAGTTCTACCAGGTCACCAACCTGACGCCGGCGGAGGAAGCGATCCCGCCGGTGTGGACCGGCTCGGTCGGGCCGAAGTCCCTCGCCGTCACCGGGCGGGTCGCCGACGGGTGGATGCCCGGCCACGCCGCGGACTGGCTCAGCGAGCGCTACCGGACGTCGCGGCCGGTGATCGATCAGGCCGCGAAGGAAGCGGGCCGCGAGCCCGCGGACGTCGTCACCGTTTACAACTTCCCCGGGCGCATCACGGCCGAGCCGCTCACGAAGACCCGTGACGACGACGGCCGCTGGATCGGCGGTTCGCCGGCGCAGTGGGTCGAGGAGCTGACCGGTGCGGTGCTGGACCACGACGCGAAAGGCTTCGTGCTCTTCGGCCCGGGTGGTCGGCCGCCTGCCGACGACGACGTCGCGCGCTGGGCCGGGGAGATCGCGCCCGCCGTGCGCGAGGCGGTCGCGAAGTAG